The region CCTCGGGTTCCTCTTCGCCGCACCGGGTGCCGTTCACCACCGTGGCCCACTCAGCGACCGCCAGCACGGCCTCGTCGCGCTGGCCGGACCAGCCGTGAATCTCGTCCTCGCAGTGATTTTCGTCCCGCTGTTGGTGCTCGGGAACGTGCTGAGCATGGAGTTGGTCACGCTGGTCGGCGGCCGTGGCCTCGCAGTGAATCTCTTTCTCGCGGCGTTCAACCTCGTGCCGCTCGGTCCGCTGGACGGGAACACGGTCCTAGACTGGAGCAAAGGCGTCTGGGTCGTCGTCTTCCTCCCGACTGCGGTGGTCGCGTTCCTCACCGTCTTCGTCTTCCGGATTGGATTCTGAGCGAGCCGGGGACAGACGCGAGCGGAGCGGTGGGCTTTTGCCGACTTGTCCCGGCGCTTCAGCCATGACCGAGGATGGAGACGAGGAGGGGCTGACCTACGCAGACGCGGGTGTCGACATCGGGGAAAGCGAGGCGGCGACGGCCGCACTCGTTGGCGCCGCGGGCGCTGCGGGCGAGGGGACCGACAGCGACTATGCGGGGCTGCTCGACATCGGCGACCGCTATCTCGCGCTGGCGACGGACGGCGTCGGCACCAAGCTGGTGGTCGCGGAGGCGCTCGCGGACTACTCCACAGTCGGCATCGACTGCATCGCGATGAACGCCAACGACCTCGTCGCTGCCGGGGTCCGCCCCGTCGCTTTCGTGGACTATCTCGCCGTCGACGAGCCCGACGAAACGTTCGCTGAGCAGGTAGGCGAAGGGCTGGCGCGCGGCGCCGAGGCCGCCAACATCGAACTGGTGGGCGGCGAGACAGCCGTGATGCCAGAAGTCATTCGCGGGCTCGACCTTGCGGGCACCTGCGCGGGGCTGGCGGCGAAAGACGCCGTGTTCGAGGGGAGTGCCGAAGCCGGCGACGTGCTCGTCGGCTGGCCCTCCTCCGGCATCCACTCCAACGGGCTCACGCTGGCCCGCAAGGCGGTCACCCGGGAGTACGACTACGCGGACCCCTACCCGGGAGAGGGCTACGAGACGGTCGGCCACGCGCTGCTGGAGCCGACACAGCTCTACACGAACCTCCTCACGCACATGCGCGAGCACGGTGTCCGCGCGGCCGCCCACATCACGGGCGGCGGCTGGACCAACCTCGAACGGTTGGGCGAGTTCCACTACGAAATCGACGACCCCTGCCCGGCCGATGAGGTGTTCGAGTTCGTGCAGGATCTCGGCGGCATCTCCGACGCGGAGATGCACCGCACCTTCAACATGGGGACGGGCTTCGTCGCGGCGCTTGACCCCCAGGACGCCGAGGCGCTGGCGGCGGCGACTGATGGCCGGATACTCGGTGAGGTGCAGGAGGGCAAGGGCGTGGCGATTCGTGGGCTGGAGCTGTAGGGTTCGGCACAACCGAGTCCGTGAGGCCGTTTCGCTGAAGGTAAGCAGTCGTTCCGAGTTGGGCCGCCTTCGCGTTTGAAACGGCGGCGTTTCACTGCCCCAACAACGGCAAACAAAGAGCGCCGCCTTGGGAGGGAAATTCTCATACAGGGCGGGGCCGATGTTCAGATATGAGCACACACGACGCCCGTCCCACACTGTATTCGGACTACGCGTGTCCGTTTTGCTACCTCGAGCACCGAACCATCGCGGAGTATCGGCGCAACCGAGATGCTGCGTTTGAGCTCGACTGGCAGCCATACGACATCCGACACCGAAAGCGTGGTCCAACCGGAGAACTGGAAGCGGGGCTCGGATATCCGGACCGAGTGCATCGGGAGATCGACCGGCTGAAACAGCAACGCGGCGAGACGGGGATGCTCGACCTCGACCGGGTGCCACACGTCGATTCGCTGAACGCGCAGGTGGCCTCTCGATTCATCAGTGACGAACAGCCGAACCGCTGGGCCGAGTTCGATAGTGCCGTCTTCGAGGCGTTGTGGCTGGACGGCCGAAACATCAACGACGTCGAGACAGTCGCCCGGATAGCCGGTGAGGTCGGTCTCGCCGAGGACGGCATCCGTGACGCACTCGGTAGCGCCGAGCGTCGGAGTCGGCTCCTTGAGGAGTTTACCGAAGCGCGCACAGCGGGAATCACTGACGTGCCGACGCTTCGCTACAACGGAGAGACGGTTCAGGATGTTCTCTCGGTCGCGGAGCTACAACGGTTCGTCGAAACGGTGTAGCCGCCACAAACGGCGGAGTTCAGCCACCAATTGCGGTGCAGTTACGAAAGGTGACTCGCGATATCGGCCTCGGTGATAATCCCCACCGCCTCGCCGCCCTCGGTGACAATGACCGCCTTGTAGTGGTCGAGCAGGTTTCGGAGTTCGTCGACCGTCGCGTCGACTGAAACCGTCGGGAACGACTCACTCATCACGTCCGCGACCGGGAGCTCGCCGACGTTCTGGCCAGCGTGGATCACGTCGGACTGTGAAATCGAGCCGACGGGGACGCCGTTCTGGATGACTGGGAGCTGGGAGAACGCTTCTTCGTCCATCAAGGCGACCGCCTCGGTCACGGAGTCGTCCGGGCTCACGTTGACGACGTTCTCGTGCATCAGGTCTCGAGCGCGGACCACCTCGCCCTCGGCGGCGTCGAGGGCGTTGACGATGCGCCGGAGGGTGGAGAGTCGTGGGTCCACGTCGTCGTTCTCGACGCGGGCGATGAGTGGCTGAGAGACGTCAGCACGGTTGGCGAGTTCCGACTGAGTCAACCCGACCGCATGCCGTCGCTGCCGCAGGTCGTCTGGCGTCGGCAGTTCCATATCTCGGCATAACCGAAGGTAATCACTAAGCCCTTTCGACCGGCGGCGACGGCTGCGTCTCGGTTCGGGCGGACGACCCGCTATGCACGAAGGCGACCCGGAGTACTGTTCGCGGTGTGGCGGCCGGCTGGCGTCGCTGTCCCAAGGGGTCGAGTTCCGTTGCCGAGAGTGTGCGCGCCGAGCATTTCGGAACCCCTCGTCGAACGCCTGCATCGCCGCGGTCGACCGCCGCGACGGCCGCCCTCGACCGCGAGAAGCCACCGAGTCAGTCCGACGTTGGCGGCTCGTACGCGAGCCGCGCCACCCGCCCGTCGCCGTAAGTGACCAGAATCTCCACGTCGTCGTCGCCGTCCAAATCAGCGAGCGTGGGGTGAGTCCAGACTGGGACGTCCCGTGAATAGCTCGCGAGGGGGTCGCCCGTTTCTGCATCGAGCACCGTCACCTCGCCCGTGTTAGCTGCGACGACGAGCTCCTGCGAGCCGTCACCATCGAGGTCACCTGCGACGGGTGGGGGCGTCATCTGGGTGTCCTCCTCGACCACCTCTCGGCGCCAGACGGTCTCACCCTCCTCGTCGAGAGCGAACACCGTCCCGCTCTTGTTCGTGACGTACACGGCCGCTTCGCCGCTCTCAACGATTTCGTGAACTGCGGCCAGCCGTCCGAACTCGCGTTCCCAGAGCCGGCTGCCGTCGTCGTCGACGGCCACCACCTGGCCGTCGAAGCTGGCGCCGACCGTCTCGGTTCGACCATCACTGTCGAGTTCGCCCGCAGCGGTCCAGGTGAACGACGCGTCCGCAACCTCATGGCGCCACAGGACGCCCTCACCGGGGTCGACCGCGACAATGGTGCCAGTCGTGAGCGCGACGACAAGCTCCTGCTCGGGGTCGTCATCCACCGAAACAGCGTGGGGTTCGGCCTGGACGTTGCCATCGAGTTCGTGGCGCCAGCGCACGCTCCCCTCCGGTCCGGTCACGACGACGTTGCCCCGAACGTCGACGACGACAACCTCGTTCCCGCTTCGTGGGTTCGCACCGGCAGGGAGGAATCGGCCGACCAGCGGTCGCGTGAAGCCGTAGGCGTCGAGTTCGGTCCGGCTCAGTACCGTCCCAAACACGGGGTCGTACGTCTCGAGCGTCTCCTCCGTGGTGGCGGCGACGACTTCGAGGTCGCCATCGTCGTCCACGTCGCCGAACGCCGGGTCCGCCACGGCGTGGATGGTGCAGTTCGCCTCAGGCACGGGCTGACTCCACTGGACACCGCCGTCGCCCCCGCGCAGACCGACCAACGCACAGCCGTTCGCGTGGCTGTGTTGGTGACCGTCGGCCGCCTCCCCATCGCTCGGGGCGTGGCCGCTAATTGGCGCGACCACGATTGCGGTTCCGTTCACCCGCTCGGCCGCGACGGCGTGGTGATTCCCCTGGATATCTCTCTCGGTATCACTGAGCCATCGTTCGGTGAGTTCGCCGTCCAGCCCGCCCGCGCCGCCGCCAGTACAGCCTGCGAGAACCAGCACCGCGGCGAGCGCGACAGCGGGAAGAGCGCGCATTCCCTACTCGTCGTCGTCCTCGTCTTCCTTGATGATATGGATGACCTCGAGGGGAACGTCGCGCAGTGACCCGCCGACCTCGCTCTTGGCGATGCGGCTGGCGTGCTCCTCGCTCTCGGCGTTGAAGATGTCGATCTCGAGCACCAGCCCGACGAGGGCGGTGCCGGCGGCGATAAACGCGGAGTCGAACGGCTCGCCACAGGCAGGGCAGTCGGTCAGCCCCACTTCGACGTCGACGAACTCCTTGTCCGATTCGTTGAGTCGGCGACCGGCCTCACTGACCGCGACGCCGATGGCGTCGTCGATTTCGTCAACGTCCCGGACCAGCCACGCAGCCTCCATCACGACGTGATAGTTGCTCATACCGTGGGGAGGAACGGTGGCCTTTCCACTCTTCCGATTCGCCGGCGAGCAAAGCGCACCTGTCCAACGAGTTCCCGCGTGCTCGCTTCGCGCGTGAGTTCACATCCTGGAGTCGCCTTTCTACGTGGCTCTCAGGACCAGATGGCGGTGCGGGCAGTGTGCGAATAATCAGACAGAAACTGCGACGAACAGGAACCCACCGCTTAGTGGTCAGCGAACTCGACGCGAGTGCCGTCGTAGCGGCAGTCTTCCAGCGCGTGTTTGGCGTCGATACCCGCGTCAGCTGGCGTGGGGCCACGTCCGACGCCGACTTTGAGTTCGATACCCACGTCCTCGCTGACGTGGTCGATGGCGCCCAGATACTCGTCTTCGGTCATCTCCGGGACGACCGCGATAATGTTGTCGCCGCCCACGAAAAAGGAGAGGGCTCCGTGTTCCTCCCGCATGTACTGCATCAGGCTGGCGTAGGACTGCTCGATGCGGATGAACGAGTCGAATTCGTTGAGCCGGTCGGTGTACTTCCCTGTCGCGTCGTTCACGTCGAAGTGGGCGATGCGAACGTCGTCCTCCGCAGGTCGGCGGTACTCGCCTGCGAGCACCTCTCGGCGACTCTTGTCCTGTGCACTCCCGGCGGCCTGCACCTGTTCAGTTGCGCCCTCGAGCGCCTCGATAGGCACAGGGTCCACGGCGGTGCCGAGACTGATAGTAATCGGGTATCGGTTGCCGACAGACTCTTGGAGCAGTTCGTGTTCCTCTCGGCCGAGCCCGTTGGTCACCGCGACCATATTGTCGAAGCGCGTGAAGAACACATAGCCGTCCCGTGAGCCGACGAACTGCGCCAGGTCGGCGAACAGACGGGACTGGAGCGTCTGCAGGTCCATCTCTCGGCGCGGTTCAGGTTCGACTGTCCACGGGCCGTAGTTGTCGATCTGGATGTGGGTCAGCTGCAAGCGAGTCACGTTACCGGATATTGGACTGAAGGGCCTGTTGTAGTTTTGTATTCCCGAATTCGTGACGCTAGCGGAACGGCAGCATCGCAGCCTTCGCGAAAATCCGTGGGGCGTTCCGTCGGGAGTCACGCAGCGCCGCCCGCAGCGCACTCGCTGCGTCGTCGAACACGCCCGCGCCGTGGCCGACCAGAATCTGTGCAGGGTTCAAATTCTCTAACTGCGCACGAGGTGGGAACAGCCGCAGGCCAGGGTGGACACCCAGCCGCTCGTCGGCGGTGGTGAATATGTCGTTCGTGCCGATCGCCTCCGGAACCACTAGCGTCCGGCTCTCGGCGTCGAAGAGCGCGACCTCCCGCCAGAGTCGGTTCGTGGTGAGCGGGATTGTCCGGTAGTTCGTCCCAGGAAGGGTCTCTGTGTAGCGCTTGCTCTCGACGGTCAGCTCCTTTGCCACCGGCGCGAGCGCGGCAGGGAGCGAGACCGGCACGTCGTAGCGACGGGCCAGCATCTCCGTGTCGCGTGTGTGCCTGTCGAGCAGTAGCGTGACACCGGCCACCTCGCCCAGTGTCTCCAGTTCCTCGTCTAACCCGGGGGCGTCGAGCGGGTCGATGAGCCAGACGCCCGCCTCGGTGACGAGCGCATGGCTCATTCGCGTCATCTTATCGCCCTCGAGCGTCCAACTGATACCGCCCTCCCAGCGGTCAACGACGTCGAGTGTCGGGCTCATACCGAGTGCTTGGGGCGCGGACAGTTAATCCCCTCCGGCCGCGGTCAACCCTGTCGAAACCAGCTTCGTGGCCCGCAGAGCATTTACCCGTCACAAACCCTAATAGCAAACGATGATTGAGAAACGAGTCGCCGCAGCGTTCGATGGCATCGACGTCGAAGAACTCCCCGATTCCGTCGACAAGGCGGCGGTCGAACGGGTCCGGCGGGTGGCGTACCTGCTGGACGAGTCCATCCCCGTGCCGCTGACGGGCTACCGCGTGGGCGTCGACCCGCTGCTCTCGGCAGTGCCCGGCGTCGGCGACGCACTCAGCGCCGCCGTGTCGCTCTACATCGTCGCCGAGTCCGCGCGCCTCGGCGTCTCCTTCACCACGCTGTTGCGGATGCTTGCGACCGTGACGCTCGACACGGCCGGCGGGATAGTTCCCGTCGTCGGCCCCGTCTTCGACGCGGTGTTCAAGGCCAACAAGAGGAACGTCGAGGCGTTGCTGGACGAAATCGCGCCAGAGGCGACCGAGGCTGCCGAAGC is a window of halophilic archaeon DL31 DNA encoding:
- a CDS encoding DSBA oxidoreductase (PFAM: DSBA oxidoreductase~KEGG: hsl:OE1283R DsbA thioredoxin domain-containing protein), which codes for MSTHDARPTLYSDYACPFCYLEHRTIAEYRRNRDAAFELDWQPYDIRHRKRGPTGELEAGLGYPDRVHREIDRLKQQRGETGMLDLDRVPHVDSLNAQVASRFISDEQPNRWAEFDSAVFEALWLDGRNINDVETVARIAGEVGLAEDGIRDALGSAERRSRLLEEFTEARTAGITDVPTLRYNGETVQDVLSVAELQRFVETV
- a CDS encoding phosphoribosylformylglycinamidine cyclo-ligase (TIGRFAM: Phosphoribosylformylglycinamidine cyclo-ligase~KEGG: hbo:Hbor_16720 phosphoribosylformylglycinamidine cyclo-ligase~PFAM: AIR synthase related protein; AIR synthase related protein, C-terminal), coding for MTEDGDEEGLTYADAGVDIGESEAATAALVGAAGAAGEGTDSDYAGLLDIGDRYLALATDGVGTKLVVAEALADYSTVGIDCIAMNANDLVAAGVRPVAFVDYLAVDEPDETFAEQVGEGLARGAEAANIELVGGETAVMPEVIRGLDLAGTCAGLAAKDAVFEGSAEAGDVLVGWPSSGIHSNGLTLARKAVTREYDYADPYPGEGYETVGHALLEPTQLYTNLLTHMREHGVRAAAHITGGGWTNLERLGEFHYEIDDPCPADEVFEFVQDLGGISDAEMHRTFNMGTGFVAALDPQDAEALAAATDGRILGEVQEGKGVAIRGLEL
- a CDS encoding FG-GAP repeat protein (PFAM: FG-GAP~KEGG: hla:Hlac_1846 FG-GAP repeat protein), producing MRALPAVALAAVLVLAGCTGGGAGGLDGELTERWLSDTERDIQGNHHAVAAERVNGTAIVVAPISGHAPSDGEAADGHQHSHANGCALVGLRGGDGGVQWSQPVPEANCTIHAVADPAFGDVDDDGDLEVVAATTEETLETYDPVFGTVLSRTELDAYGFTRPLVGRFLPAGANPRSGNEVVVVDVRGNVVVTGPEGSVRWRHELDGNVQAEPHAVSVDDDPEQELVVALTTGTIVAVDPGEGVLWRHEVADASFTWTAAGELDSDGRTETVGASFDGQVVAVDDDGSRLWEREFGRLAAVHEIVESGEAAVYVTNKSGTVFALDEEGETVWRREVVEEDTQMTPPPVAGDLDGDGSQELVVAANTGEVTVLDAETGDPLASYSRDVPVWTHPTLADLDGDDDVEILVTYGDGRVARLAYEPPTSD
- a CDS encoding peptidase M50 (PFAM: Peptidase M50~KEGG: hbo:Hbor_16740 peptidase family M50); the encoded protein is MADVSRARQPSVSLRFSQRELLDLLVAWLALGVAFMVFFAGGANAVLGLVALGPGPLLTAFVVSLVTAGIGFLLHELGHKVAAVRFDNIAAFRADYGMLFVAVMSAFLGFLFAAPGAVHHRGPLSDRQHGLVALAGPAVNLVLAVIFVPLLVLGNVLSMELVTLVGGRGLAVNLFLAAFNLVPLGPLDGNTVLDWSKGVWVVVFLPTAVVAFLTVFVFRIGF
- a CDS encoding UPF0212 protein (KEGG: hbo:Hbor_16680 hypothetical protein~HAMAP: Uncharacterised protein family UPF0212~PFAM: Uncharacterised protein family UPF0212), yielding MSNYHVVMEAAWLVRDVDEIDDAIGVAVSEAGRRLNESDKEFVDVEVGLTDCPACGEPFDSAFIAAGTALVGLVLEIDIFNAESEEHASRIAKSEVGGSLRDVPLEVIHIIKEDEDDDE
- a CDS encoding transcriptional regulator, XRE family (KEGG: hla:Hlac_0868 transcriptional regulator, XRE family~PFAM: Cystathionine beta-synthase, core; Helix-turn-helix type 3~SMART: Helix-turn-helix type 3; Cystathionine beta-synthase, core) yields the protein MELPTPDDLRQRRHAVGLTQSELANRADVSQPLIARVENDDVDPRLSTLRRIVNALDAAEGEVVRARDLMHENVVNVSPDDSVTEAVALMDEEAFSQLPVIQNGVPVGSISQSDVIHAGQNVGELPVADVMSESFPTVSVDATVDELRNLLDHYKAVIVTEGGEAVGIITEADIASHLS
- a CDS encoding hypothetical protein (KEGG: nmg:Nmag_0911 hypothetical protein), yielding MSPTLDVVDRWEGGISWTLEGDKMTRMSHALVTEAGVWLIDPLDAPGLDEELETLGEVAGVTLLLDRHTRDTEMLARRYDVPVSLPAALAPVAKELTVESKRYTETLPGTNYRTIPLTTNRLWREVALFDAESRTLVVPEAIGTNDIFTTADERLGVHPGLRLFPPRAQLENLNPAQILVGHGAGVFDDAASALRAALRDSRRNAPRIFAKAAMLPFR
- a CDS encoding hypothetical protein (KEGG: hla:Hlac_1935 hypothetical protein) translates to MIEKRVAAAFDGIDVEELPDSVDKAAVERVRRVAYLLDESIPVPLTGYRVGVDPLLSAVPGVGDALSAAVSLYIVAESARLGVSFTTLLRMLATVTLDTAGGIVPVVGPVFDAVFKANKRNVEALLDEIAPEATEAAEADDGTDGVTIDVTSPDGG
- a CDS encoding GTP cyclohydrolase III (HAMAP: GTP cyclohydrolase III~KEGG: hvo:HVO_1284 GTP cyclohydrolase III 1~PFAM: GTP cyclohydrolase III): MTRLQLTHIQIDNYGPWTVEPEPRREMDLQTLQSRLFADLAQFVGSRDGYVFFTRFDNMVAVTNGLGREEHELLQESVGNRYPITISLGTAVDPVPIEALEGATEQVQAAGSAQDKSRREVLAGEYRRPAEDDVRIAHFDVNDATGKYTDRLNEFDSFIRIEQSYASLMQYMREEHGALSFFVGGDNIIAVVPEMTEDEYLGAIDHVSEDVGIELKVGVGRGPTPADAGIDAKHALEDCRYDGTRVEFADH